The Paracoccus sp. TOH sequence ATCATCATGGGCACGCGCTATACCGTCGGCATCGCGCTGGCCGCGGTGATCCTGGCCTGCGCGGGCGGCGTGCTGCTGGGCATGATCGCCGCCGTGGTCGGCGGCTGGTTCGACACGCTGCTGTCGCGCTTCCTGGACGCCTTCAACGGCATTCCGCACCTGCTGTTCGGCCTGGTCGTGGTGGCTGCGGTCGGATCCTCGATCCCGATCCTGATCGTGACGCTGGCGGCGATGTATCTGCCCGGCTCCTATCGCTTTGCCCGCGCGCTGGCGGTCAATGTCAACACCATGGATTTCGTCACCGTGGCCCGCGCCCGGGGCGAGGGCTTCGGCCACATCATCCTGCGCGAGATCTTTCCCAACATCCTGGGCCCCGTTCTGGCCGACCTGGGCCTGCGCTTCGTCTTCATCGTGCTGGTGCTGTCGGGCCTGTCTTTCCTGGGCCTTGGCGTGCAGCCGCCCAATGCCGACTGGGGCGCGCTGGTGCGCGAGAACATCGAGGGCCTCAGCCTCGGGGCGCCGGCGGTGATCTTTCCCTCGATCGCCATCGCCTCGCTGACCATTTCGGTCAACATGTTCATCGACAACCTGCCCACCCGCATCCGCGACAGGAGCGAATGATGGATCAGCCGCTTGTTTCCGTGCGCGACCTGAAGATCGGCGCCAGGACCGACTCGGGCCGCGAGGTCGAGATCATTAAGGGTGTCAGCTTCGACATCGCCGCGGGCGAGATCGTGGCCCTGATCGGCGAAAGCGGGTCGGGCAAGACCACCATCGCCCTGTCGCTGATGGGCCATGCGCGGCCCGGCTGCGCCATCCAGGGCGGCAGCATCCGCGTGGGCCGCCGCGACGTGACGGCGATGCCCGAACGCCAGCGCGCCGCCATGCGCGGGACCGAGGTGTCCTATGTCCCGCAATCGGCGGCCGCGGCCTTCAACCCGGCCAAGCGCATCATGGATCAGGTGGTCGAGATCACCGCCATCCACAAGCTGATGCCGCGCGAGCAGGCCGAGGCCCGGGCGCGGCAGCTGTTCCGCGCCCTGGCGCTGCCCGATCCCGACACCATCGGCAGCCGCTATCCGCATCAGGTCTCGGGCGGGCAGTTGCAGCGCCTGTCGGCGGCCATGGCGCTGATCGGGGATCCGGCGCTGGTGATCTTCGACGAGCCGACGACCGCGCTGGACGTGACCACCCAGATCGAGGTGCTGCGCGCCTTCAAGTCGGTCATGGACAAGGGCGCCATGGCAGGGGTCTATGTCAGCCACGACCTGGCCGTGGTGGCCCAGATCGCCGACCGCATCATCGTGCTGAAGAACGGCGTGGTGCAGGAGGAAGGCCCGACCGAGCAGATCCTGCACGCGCCGAAGCACCCCTATACCCGCCAGCTTCTGGAGGCCTTCGAGCCGGTGCCGCATGTCCCGGTGGCCCGGCCCGACGCGGCCGAGCCGATCCTTGCGGTGCAAGACCTCTGCGCGGGCTATGGCGTGATCCGCGACGGCGTGCCGGCGGCGAAGATCCTGCAGGATGTCAGCTTCCGGCTGGAACGCGGCCGCAACCTGGGCGTGATCGGGGAATCCGGGTCGGGTAAGTCGACGCTGGCCCGCGCCATCGCCGGCATCCTGCCCGCCTATCGCGGCAACCTGCTGCTGGACGGCAAGGAACTGGCGCCCTCGCTGCAACAGCGCAGCAAGGACGAATTGCGCCGCGTCCAGATCGTCTTCCAGCTGGCCGACACCGCGCTGAACCCGGCGCAGTCGATCGAGACGATCCTGGCCCGGCCCCTGACCTTCTATCACGGCATGGCCGGGGCCGCGCGCAATGCCCGGGTGATCGAGCTTCTGGACATGGTGCGCCTGCCCGGCCACCTGCGCCATCGCCTGCCGTCGGAATTGTCGGGCGGGCAGAAGCAGCGGGTGAACCTGGCCCGCGCCCTGGCCGCCGAACCCGAACTGATCCTCTGCGACGAGATCACCTCGGCGCTGGACACCGTCGTCGCGGCGGCGATCCTGGACCTGCTGAAGGAGCTGCAGCGCGAGCTGAGCCTGTCCTACATGTTCATCAGCCACGACCTGTCCACGGTCGAGGCGATCTGCGACGAGGTTCTGGTGATGCTGAAGGGCCGCGTCGTCGAGGCGCTGCCCGCGGCGCGCATGTCGACCGAGGCCGCGCATCCCTATTCGCGGCTGCTGATCGGCTCGATCCCCCAGCTGGATACCGGCTGGCTGAAGGGGCTGGAACAGGATCCCGCCCTGATGGCGCAGTTCGCCGGAAGGTAGCGCCGACCGGCAAGGGCCAACGCCTTGCCACGCGCGCTGTCCCATCCACGGATACAGCCGGGCCGCCAAGGCCCGGCCGGCGCCGGCCGCTGTGGTCCGGCGTCAGGACCGTTCCGCGAACAGCCTGGTCAGCGGGATCTGCGTCTTGACGAAGGGCGTCTTGATCACCACGAAGCTGAAATACTTGTCCACGCCCACGTCGCGGTCGATCAGCGATTCGATGATGTTCTGGTAGTCCACGATCCCCGAGGTCACGAATTTCGCCAGATAGTCGTATCCGCCCGACACCAGGTGGCATTCGATGCAGCTGTCGATCTTTTCCAGCGCCTCCTGGAAACGCGCGAAGTCTGGCGGGCGGTGGTTCTTCAGGGTGAACTCGGTAAAGACGGTCAGCGTTTCGCCCAGCTTCGCCACGTTGATCTGGGCGCTATAGCCGGTGATGTACCCGGCCTGCTGCAGCTTCTTGACCCGCATCAGGCAGGGCGAGGGTGACAGCGCCACCAGATCGGCCAGTTCGACATTGGTGATGCGGCCGTTCTTCTGCAGCTCGGCAAGGATCTTCACATCGATACGGTCCAGTTTCAGCGGCGGTGTCATTCGATCTTCCTTCCCGTTCCGGGTTCCTTCTGCTGCAATTCGACCTCGCTGCCAACTGGCGGCAATTCGACAGGAAATGCCGCCGCTGCCGCGAGATGCGGCACAAGCGGCTGGTCACCCGCCGCTAGCCTGCGGGGACACGACCGGAGAAGCCCATGCCCGCACCGCTTTTGCCCATCGAGACCGCCGGAGACCTGCCCGCCCGCGCCGATTGCGTCGTGATCGGCGGCGGTATTGTCGGGGTCTCGACCGCCTATTGGCTGGCCCGCGCCGGGCAAAGCGTGGTGCTGCTGGAAAAGGGCCGGATCGGCGCGGAACAGTCCAGCCGCAACTGGGGCTGGTGCCGGCAGCAGAACCGCGACGCCCGGGAATTGCCCTTGTCCACGCGTAGCTTGGACCTGTGGGACCAGATGACCGCCGACCTGGGCCCCGGCATCGGCTTTCGCCGCTGCGGGCTCTTGTATCTGACCGATGACCCCGCCGAACTGGAAGGCTGGGCCGCCTGGGGCCGCTTTGCGCAAGGCGAGGGAATCGACACGCGGATGCTGTCGGCCCCCGAGGCCGCCGAGCGCGGCCGCGCCACCGGAAAATCCTGGCTGGGCGGCGTCTGGTCGCCCACGGACGGTATTGCCGACCCCGCCAGCGCCGCGCCGCTGATCGCGCAGGGCATCGTCAAGCATGGCGGCCATGTGATTCAGTCCTGCGCCGCCCGCGGGCTGGAGCGCGAGGCCGGCCGCGTCGCGGGCGTCGTGACCGAGCGCGGCACGATCCGCACCGGCACGGTGGTGATGGCCGGCGGGGCCTGGGCCGGCAGTTTTCTGCGCCAGTTGGGGATCGGCTTCCCGCAAGCCTCGGTACGCAGTTCCATCCTGTCGGTGATGCCGGGGGCCGAAGGGCTGCCCGATGCCTTGCACACCACTGCCGTATCGGCCACGCGCCGGGCCGACGGCGGCTATACGCTGGCGATCTCGGGCCGGGCCAATGTGGATCCGACGCCGCGGATGATCGCCGGCGCCAGGCATTTCCTGCCGATGTTCGCGAAACGCTGGCGTGCCCTGCGCCCCGGCGGGCTGCAGGGATGGGCGGCAGAGTTCGAGACGCTCGGCCGCTGGTCGCTGGATCGCGAAACGCCCATGGAGCGGGTGCGGATTCTCGACCCGCATCCGTCCAAGGCCCTGGTCAGGGAAACGCTGGCCCGCGCGCGCCGCCTGCTGCCCGCGCTGCGGAACATCCCCGTGCAGGCCAGTTGGGCAGGGTTCATCGACAGCACGCCCGACGGGGTGCCGGTCATCGACGCGGATTGCGGCCTGCCGGGCCTGGTCCTGGCGGCGGGCCTGTCGGGTCACGGCTTCGGGATCGGGCCGGGGGTCGGGCATCTGGTGGCCGACATGATCCTGGGCCGGACGCCGATCACCGAGATCGCGCAATACCGGCTGGACCGCTTCAAGGGCAGCCAATGGGGCAAGGTGGCGAAGTTCTAAGCTCATGCCGCAAAACGCCCGATGTGGAAATCCTCCAGCGGCGTTTCGCAGCGGTCCGTTGCGACCAGTTCCGCCATCGCATCGCCCACGCCGGGGCCCAGCTGGAAGCCGTGGCCGCAGAACCCGAAGGCATGGAACAGCCCCGGCGTGGTGCCCGAGCCGCCCATGACAGGCAGGCCGTCGCGGACATAACCCTCGGCCCCCGACCATTGCCGGATCACGGCGACATGGCGCAGGGCCGGGCACAGGCGCACCACGGCGCGCAATTGCGCGGGCAGGCGGGCGGGGTCGGCATGGGCGCGGCCATCCGCGCCGACCGTCATCCGGTCCACCGCGCCGCCAAAGACCACGTTGCCGCGTTCCACCTGCCGCAGATAGGCGCCGTGCTCGGCGGACCAGACCCCGACGACCGGCTGGATGCGGTGCGGCAGGGGCTCGGTCACCGCCATCTGCGGACCGCGAACCTCGATCGGCACGGGTTCGCCGAACTGCGCCGCCAGAGCCGCGCCGTGATGGCCCGCGCAGTTGACCAACCGATCGGCATGGAACGTCCCGCGCGCGGTTTCGACGGTAAAGCCGGGCTTGACGGACAGCACCTGCGCCTGGTCCACCACCTGCACGCCTGCCCGCACCGCGGCATCGGCAAAGGCCGGCGCGATCAGCCGCGGGTTGGCCGACCCGTCGCGGGGCGAGAACGACGCGGCGATGGCCTCCGGCCCAAGCCCGGGAAAGCGCTGCCGGATCTGGTCCGGGCCAAGCTCCTCGAGCTCCAACCCCCAGGGCCGGGCGTCTTCGGCAAAGCGGCGCATCAGGGCCAGGCCCTCGGGGTCGAAGATCAGCCGCAGATGGCCCGTCGCGCGGAATTCCACATCGCGGCCCAGCAGCGCCTCCAGTTGGCCCCACAGGGCAAGCGAGCGATGCGCCAGCGGTAATTGTGGCAGGTAGCGGCCGCTGCGCCGGATGTTGCCGAAAGATGCGACGGTCGCCCCGGCGCCGATGCGGCCGGTGTCGATCAGGGTCGCGGCGATGCCCCGGCGCGCCAGGAAGAACGCCGTTGCGCTGCCCATCAAGCCGCCACCCAGAACGATCACCGACATCCGCGTTCCCCCGAAAACCTTGCCCAAGGGAACGCCTTGGGTCATGAAGGGTCAAGGACGGGTTCTTGGGTAAGCCATAAGTCGACCCTATGGAGTGGTGATGCGGGCCAGGCAGCTTGAGGTGTTCGTGGCGGTGATGCGCGCAGGCTCGATCACCGCCGCGGCGCGGATGTTGAACATCTCGCAACCCGCTCTCAGCCAGGTGCTGCTGCATGCCGAGGACGAGTTGGGTTTCGCGCTGTTCACCCGCGAAAAGGGGCGCCTGCATCCCACGCCCGAGGCGCTGGAACTGCTGCCCGATGCCGAGCGGCTGTTCGGCGGGCTGGAAGGGCTGCGCCGCAAGACCGCCGACCTGCGGCAGGGGCGGGCAGGACTGGTGCGCATTGCCGCCTCGCCCCCGCCCGCGATGTCTTTCCTGCCGGGGGTGCTGGCCGCCTATCGCAAGGCGCATCCCGACATCCTGGTGCGCGCCCATGTCGCCCCGGTCGCCTCGCTGATCACCATGCTGCGCGCAGGGGATGCCATGCTGGCGCTGGCGCTGGACGACACGATGCCGCCCGATATCGACGTCGAGCCGCTGGGGGGCACGCGGTTTACCTGTCTTTTGCCGCCGGACCATCCGTTCGTGGACCGCGACGGGCTGAGACTTGCCGATCTGCAGGATCAGGCATTGATCTCCTATCGCGCGGCGACCCGCCCACATCATGAATTGTCCCAGGCGGCCCGCGCCCAGGGCCTGCGGTTCGAGCCGATCCTGGAAATCGACATGTCGATCACCGCCGTCGGCTTCGTGCAGGCGGGACTGGGAATTGCGGTCGTCGATTCGCTGCTGCCCTGGGCGCAGTTCGCGGGCATCCGCCAATGCCCGCTGCTGGACGAGGTGGCGCTGCCCCTGTCGCTGCTGACACTGAAGGGCCGCGTGCTGTCGCGCGCGGAAAGCCTGATGCGGGACACGATCCGAAAGCATAAGTCCGACTTATAGGCCGTGCCGCTTTGCGTCTTGGACGCGGATCGCCGCTTCTGGTTCCATCCCCCGTGACCAATGACGGAGTGGCGGAATGGACGGGACCGGAGCGGACTGGAAGATCGGCGTCGATATCGGCGGCACTTTCATGGATTTCTGCGCGCTGGAGGCGAGTTCGGGCCGCGTCGCATCGTTGAAGGTGCTGACCACGCCCGACGATCCCGGCGCCGAATTGCTGGAAGGGCTTCGGCTGCTGGCTGAACGCGAGGGGCTGGATCCGGCAACGGTCAGCCGCTTCGTGCACGGCACCACGGTCGGCATCAACACCATCATCCAGCGCAAGGGCGCGCGTCTGGCGCTGATCACCAATGCGGGCTTCGAGGATGTGATCGAGCTCGCCCGGTTGCGGATGCCCGAGATGTATTCGCTGTTCTGCCACCGCCCCGATCCGCTGGTCTCGCGCGATATGATCTTCGGCATCCCAGCCCGGATGCGCGCCGACGGCCGCCAGACCGTCGCCCCCGATAAGGTCGCCATCGCCGATGCCGTGGCCCGCGCGAAGGCCGCAGGCGCCGAGGGGGTGATCGTGGCGCTGCTGCATTCCTGGCGCGACGGTTCGCAGGAGGCCGCCGTCAAGGCGCAGATCGAAGCGCAGGCGCCCGATCTGTTCGTCTTCACCTCGGCAGAGGTCTGGCCGGTGATCCGCGAATACGAGCGCAGCTCGACCGCGATCCTGAACGGCTATGTCCATCCGCGCGTCGCGGGCTATCTGACGGCGCTGGAATCGCGGCTGGCGGGGCAGGGGGTTCCGGCCCGCGCCATGCTGACCAAGTCGAACGGCGGGCTGATGACCGCGGCCGAGGGGCGGCGCGACTGCGTGTCGATGCTGCTGTCGGGCACGGCATCCGGCGTGATCGGCGCAAGCTGGCTGGCCCGCCAGGCCGGCGAGGAGCGCATCCTGACGCTGGACATCGGCGGCACCTCGGCCGATTTCGCGCTGATCGTGGACGGGCAGGTGCAGTTCGGATCGGACGAGCTGATCGGCGAGTTTCCGTTGCACATCCCTTCGGTCTCGGTCAGCTCCATCGGCATCGGCGGCGGCTCTATCGCCAGCGTGGACGCGCAGGGGGTGCTGCGCGTCGGGCCGGAATCGGCGGGATCGAACCCCGGTCCGGCTTGCTATGCACGCGGCGGGACACAGGCCACGGTGACGGATGCGATGGCGGTCTGCGGCTGGCTGGGCCACAGCCAGATGGCTTATGGCCAGTTGCAGATGGATGTGGCGCTGGCCCGGCAGGCCGTTGCTGCCTTGGCCGAGCAGCTTGGCCGCAGCCCCGAGGAAACCGCGCAGGCGATCCTCGACATCGCGATTTCCGAGATGTTCGTCGAGGTCGAGAAGCTGTCCTCGCGCGCCGGCGTCGATCTGCGGGATTTCGCGCTGATGCCCTTTGGTGGCGGCGGGCCGATGCTGGGGGCGTTCCTGGCGCGCGAACTGGGGATCGCGCGCGTCATCGCTCCGCGCCGTCCGGGCGTGGTCTCTGCGCTTGGCGGTCTGGTGGCCGATCTGCGCGGCGACTTCATCCGCACGGTCTTTGCCGATCTGGGTGCGGATCTGACCGCGCCGTTCCGGGCGCTGACCGATGACGGTCGCGCCTGGCTGGCCGCCCAGGGCCATCACGGCGCTGCCGATCTGCGCCTGTCCGCCGACATGCGCTATGCCGGCCAAAGCTACGAGATCGAGGTCGATCTGGAACCCGCCTGGCTGACCGATCCCGCCCGCATCGCGCAGGCCTTCCACGCCACGCATCTGCATCTTTACGATTTCGACGACCCCGAAGGCCGGATCGAGATCGTGAACCTGCGCCTGTCCGCCATCGGCGCCGGGCCGAAGCCGGAATTTCCCGTGGCAATGGGCGATCCCGCCCCGGCCCGACCGTCGCGCCATGTGCCGGTGCATCTGGGGGCCTGGCAGGACGTCCCGCTCTATGACCGCGCGGACCTGACGGGGGGGGCGCGTTTCCACGGCCCCGCCATCGTCGCGCAGGAAGACACCACCTTCGCCATCCCCGAAGGCGCGACGGCACGGGTGGACGACCACCTGAACATCCACCTGAGCTTTGCGGAGTAATAAGGCCATGTTCGACAAGATGACGCTTCAGGTCCTGGCCAACCACGCCCGCGCGGCGGCCGAGAACATGGCCCATACGCTGCACCGCACCGCCCATTCCGCCTTCGTCAAGGAAACCCAGGATTTCACCGTCATGCTGATGGACAAGGGCGGCGACACCTTCGCCGTGCCGATGGACCTGGGCGCGACCTGGTATCCGGGCCTGACCTATGGCCGGGCCATCGCCATGGTGGACGACTATCGCCCGGGCGACGTGGCTTTCACCAACGACCCCTATTCCGGCCATGTCGCGACCCATGCCCCCGACACCCACCTGTGGAAGCCGGTCTTCGCGGAGGGCGAGATCGTCGCCTGGACCGGCGGGCACATCCACAATACCGACATGGGCGGCGCGGTGCCCGCCTCGCTGTCCCGGTCGCTGACCGAGATCCACCAGGAAGGCATCCGCTTTCCGCCGATGAAGCTGGTCAACGAAGGCGTCTTCGACGAGCAGATCCTGCGCATCATGCAGACCAATGTCCGCAAGCCCGCGCTAAACATCGGCGACATCAAGGCGCTGGTCGGGGCGCTGAACACCGGCGAGCGCAAGGTGCATCAGATGATCGCCCGCTTCGGCAAGCAGGGCTTCGTCCGGGGCGTCGCGGCGCTGAAGGACCAGGCCGAGGCGCAGGCCCGCGCCATCCTGCGCGCCATCCCGGACGGCGATTACCACTTCGCCGATTACGCCGACGAGGATAGCGACCAGGCCAATCCCTGCCGGCTGAACCTGGTGCTGAAGATCTGCGGCGACAGCGCGGTGCTGGACTTCACCGGATCGGACCCCCAGCTTGGCAGTTCGCTGAACGTGCCCTCGGGCGGGGATCCGCGACATACCATCCTGCTGGTGGGGATCTATTATGTCCTCTATACGCTGAACCCGCGCATCCTGCTGAATGCCGGGCTGACGCGGCCCTTCACCTGCATCGCGCCGGAAGGCACGGTGCTGAACCCGGTCGCCCCGGCCGCGGTGGGGATGCGGTCGCTGACCTGCGCGCGGTTGCGCTCGGTGATCTTCGGCGCGTTCTCGCAGGCCATTCCCGACCGGATGCCCGCCGCGCCCGCCGGAAACAACTGCATCATCAACGTGATGACGCGGGACGAACGCACGCAGAAGACCGTCATCGCCGCCGTGAACCCGGTGGTGGGCGGCGGCGGCGGCATGCCCTGGCGCGACGGCACCAACGGTTCGGGCGCGGATGCGGCCTATTTGAAGAACACCCCCATCGAGATCACCGAGACCGAGGTGCCGGTGGAATTCGTCCGCTATGGCCTGGCGCAGGACAGCGGCGGGGCCGGTCGCTGGCGGGGCGGGCTGGCCACCGAAATGGCCTTCCGCGTCTTCGCCCCGGACAGCCGCATCACCGCGCGCAACCGCGACCGCAGCGTCTTTCGCCCCTGGGGGATCCTGGGCGGCAAGGCGGCGGGCCTGGCCGAGATGGTCCTGAACCCCGGAACGCCCGAGGAACGGCGCACCGGCTCTGCCGATACCGCGATCCTTGGCCCCGGCGATGTGCTGATGATCCGTTCCGCCGGCGGCGGCGGGCGCGGCAACCCCTTCGCGCGCGAGGTCTGGCGGGTCGAGCAGGATGTGGCGCGGGGCTATGTCTCGGCCGATGCGGCGCGGCGCGATTACGGCGTGGTCGTCGGCGATGCCGATGCCACGGCGGCGCTGCGGGCGCAGGCGACGGAACACAAGGGGCATTTCCATTTCGGCCCCGAACGCGACGGCTTCGAGGCGCGCTGGACCAACGCCGCCTATGACGCGCTGACGGCGATCCTGGCGGCGCTGCCGATCCACTGGCGCTTCTTCGCCAAGACCGAGATCTTCCGCCGCATGGAGGGCGATGGCCCCGAGGCCGTCCGCCGCGCCTTCGACGCCGTCTGCGCGCGCTTCCCCGACCTGCCGCGCCCGGCCCTTGCGCAGGCCGCGGAATGAGCGGGCAACTGGTCCGGCTGGCGGAAACCGGGCGTGCGCCGGTCGCCTTCCGTTTCGACGGGCGGGACATGACCGGGCTGATGGGCGACACGGTGCTGACCGCGATCCTGACCGGCGCGGGGTCGCTGCGCCCGGCCGAGTTCGGGCCGGAACGGCGGGCGGGCTTCTGCCTGATGGGCGCCTGCCAGGACTGCTGGATCTGGGCCGAGGACGGCGCGCGCCTGCGCGCCTGCTCGACGCCGCTTGCGGCGGGGATGCGGCTGCTCTCCGAAGCGCCCCGGGGGTGGCCGGCATGACGCGGGTGCTGATCGTCGGCGCTGGGCCTGCGGGCATCCGCGCGGCGGAACGGCTGGTTCGCGCGGGTCTGCGCCCGGTCGTGGTGGACGAAGCCGCGCGGGCCGGCGGCCAGATCTATCGCCGCCCGCCCGAGGGGTTCACCCGCCCCCCGGAAAAGCTCTATGGCTCCGAGGCCGGGAAGGCGCGGGCGCTGCACGCGCTGTTCGACGGATTGGTGGCGGCGGGGCAGGTGGATCATCGCCCGCAGTCCTCGGTCCATGCGATCCGCGACGGGGTGGCGCATGTCGGGGCGCAGGCGATCCCGTTTGACCGGCTGATCCTGGCGACTGGCGCGACCGACCGGCTGGTCCCGGTGGATGGCTGGCAGCGTGCCGGGGTCTATTCCCTGGGCGCGGCGCAGATCGCGCTGAAGGCGCAGGGCGTGGCCATCGGGCGGCAAATCGTGCTGGCGGGATCGGGGCCGCTGCTGACCCTGGTGGCGACGCAGCTGCTGGCGGCAGGGGCAGGGGTCGCGGCGGTGCTGGACACCTCCTCGCTTGCCGGGCAGGCGCAAGGCGGCATCGGCATGGCTTTGGCGCGCCCGGCGGTGACGGCGCGGGGGCTGGCGATGCGGGCGCGGCTTGGGCGGCTGTATCACGCCGGCGTCCGGCTGGAGCGGATCGCCACGGATGCGGTCCATTGGCGCGATGCCAAGGGCCGGGCGCAGGTCACGCCCTGCGACGCGGTGGCGCTTGGCTGGCACCTGCGGGCGGAAACCCAACTGGCCGATCTGGCGGGCGCGTCCTTCGAATGGTCCGACATCTGGGCGCAATGGCTGCCGGTCGCGGACGAGATGGGCCGGGCGGCGACGGGCCTCTATCTGGCGGGCGACGGGCTGCGCATCCTGGGCGCGGATGGCGCCGAGGTCGCGGGCAGGCTGGCCGCCGATGCCTGCCTGAACGACCTGGGGATCGCCACGCCCGGCACGCGCGCGCTGCTGCGCCGCGCCCGGCGGCTGCACCGCTTCGCCGCCGCGATGGCGCGGGCTTTCCCGTGGCCTTCGGGCCAACTGGACGCGCTGCCCGATGCAGCTGTCCAGTGCCGCTGCGAGGGCATCACCCTGGGACAGATGCGCGATGCCGCAGGCCTGGGTGGGGCCGAGGCCAATCGCGTGAAGTCCCTGGGCCGTATCGGCATGGGTCGCTGCCAGGGCCGCTATTGCCAGCTTGCCGCCGCCGCGCTGATCGCCCGCCACGCCGGTCTTGCTCCGCAGCAGGTGGGCCGGTTGCGCGGCCAGCCCCCGGTGCGGCCGGTGCCTGTCGGCGCGTTGCTGGAGGACTGACGGCATAATCTTCCGTGCCTCGGTGCGGCACGGTGGTTTCTGCTGCCCGACGCGCCCCTTCGGCAGCTTTCGCCGGCCGCTCCGCGCCACCCTTGCCCCAACAGCCGAGGATGCCATGACCTTTGCCTTCGATCCCCTGTCCCTGACCCTGCCCGCAGGCCATTTCATCGACGGCGCCTATGTCGAGGACCAGGCGCGGCTTGAGGTGCGCGCACCCTCCAGCGGCCGGGTGATCGGCCATATCCCGGTGGCAGATGCGGCCATGGTGGACCGCGCGGTGACGGCGGCGCGGCGGGCGCTTGCCGCGTCGGGATGGGCGACCCTGCATCCCCGCGACCGTCTGCGCGCGCTGCATGCCTGGGCCGATCTGATCGAGGCCGAGGCGCCGGTGCTCGCCCGGCTGGAGGCGGTCTGCTCCTCCCGCCCCGTCGCGCATGTGGCCGCTGGCGACGTGCCGGTCACGGCAGAACAGATCCGCTTCTTCGCCGAATTCGCCGACAAGGAAGGCGGCGCGCTGGTGCCCACGGGCGCGGGCAGCCTGGGTTTCATCGCCGCCGAGCCTTATGGCGTGGTCGGCGCCATCGCGCCCTGGAACTTCCCGATCTCGATGGCGGGCTGGAAGCTGGCGCCGGCCTTGGCCGCCGGCAACGCCGTGGTGCTGAAACCGTCCGAGATGACGCCCTGGTCCACGCTCTACATGGCCGAGCTGTCGGTGCGCGCAGGCATTCCTGCGGGGCTGGTCAATGTCGTCCTGGGCGACGGGCCGGTCACCGGGGCGGCGATCACCGGGCATCCCGGTATCGACAAGGTCAGCTTCACCGGCTCGACCCGTGCAGGCGCCGCGATCATGGAGAATATCGCGCGCACCGGCATCAAGCCGATGACCCTGGAACTGGGCGGCAAAAGCCCGATGCTGGTCTTTGACGATGCCGATATCGACCTGACCGCCACCTGCCTGGAACGCGGCATCCTGCCCAATGCCGGCCAGTTCTGCATCGCCGGATCGCGCATCATCGTGCAGCGCGGCATCGCCGATGCGCTGGCCGCGCGGCTGGCGGAGCGCTTTGCCAAGCCGCGCCCTGCGCCGACCTGGGCGGAAAGCCCCGGCTTTTCGCCCATCATCTCGGACCCGCAGC is a genomic window containing:
- a CDS encoding ABC transporter ATP-binding protein is translated as MDQPLVSVRDLKIGARTDSGREVEIIKGVSFDIAAGEIVALIGESGSGKTTIALSLMGHARPGCAIQGGSIRVGRRDVTAMPERQRAAMRGTEVSYVPQSAAAAFNPAKRIMDQVVEITAIHKLMPREQAEARARQLFRALALPDPDTIGSRYPHQVSGGQLQRLSAAMALIGDPALVIFDEPTTALDVTTQIEVLRAFKSVMDKGAMAGVYVSHDLAVVAQIADRIIVLKNGVVQEEGPTEQILHAPKHPYTRQLLEAFEPVPHVPVARPDAAEPILAVQDLCAGYGVIRDGVPAAKILQDVSFRLERGRNLGVIGESGSGKSTLARAIAGILPAYRGNLLLDGKELAPSLQQRSKDELRRVQIVFQLADTALNPAQSIETILARPLTFYHGMAGAARNARVIELLDMVRLPGHLRHRLPSELSGGQKQRVNLARALAAEPELILCDEITSALDTVVAAAILDLLKELQRELSLSYMFISHDLSTVEAICDEVLVMLKGRVVEALPAARMSTEAAHPYSRLLIGSIPQLDTGWLKGLEQDPALMAQFAGR
- a CDS encoding FAD-binding oxidoreductase; protein product: MPAPLLPIETAGDLPARADCVVIGGGIVGVSTAYWLARAGQSVVLLEKGRIGAEQSSRNWGWCRQQNRDARELPLSTRSLDLWDQMTADLGPGIGFRRCGLLYLTDDPAELEGWAAWGRFAQGEGIDTRMLSAPEAAERGRATGKSWLGGVWSPTDGIADPASAAPLIAQGIVKHGGHVIQSCAARGLEREAGRVAGVVTERGTIRTGTVVMAGGAWAGSFLRQLGIGFPQASVRSSILSVMPGAEGLPDALHTTAVSATRRADGGYTLAISGRANVDPTPRMIAGARHFLPMFAKRWRALRPGGLQGWAAEFETLGRWSLDRETPMERVRILDPHPSKALVRETLARARRLLPALRNIPVQASWAGFIDSTPDGVPVIDADCGLPGLVLAAGLSGHGFGIGPGVGHLVADMILGRTPITEIAQYRLDRFKGSQWGKVAKF
- a CDS encoding Lrp/AsnC family transcriptional regulator, which codes for MTPPLKLDRIDVKILAELQKNGRITNVELADLVALSPSPCLMRVKKLQQAGYITGYSAQINVAKLGETLTVFTEFTLKNHRPPDFARFQEALEKIDSCIECHLVSGGYDYLAKFVTSGIVDYQNIIESLIDRDVGVDKYFSFVVIKTPFVKTQIPLTRLFAERS
- a CDS encoding LysR family transcriptional regulator; protein product: MRARQLEVFVAVMRAGSITAAARMLNISQPALSQVLLHAEDELGFALFTREKGRLHPTPEALELLPDAERLFGGLEGLRRKTADLRQGRAGLVRIAASPPPAMSFLPGVLAAYRKAHPDILVRAHVAPVASLITMLRAGDAMLALALDDTMPPDIDVEPLGGTRFTCLLPPDHPFVDRDGLRLADLQDQALISYRAATRPHHELSQAARAQGLRFEPILEIDMSITAVGFVQAGLGIAVVDSLLPWAQFAGIRQCPLLDEVALPLSLLTLKGRVLSRAESLMRDTIRKHKSDL
- a CDS encoding ABC transporter permease codes for the protein MSLALRLPTPARLGYSFNWVGRIGLAVILFWAVIAIIGPWIAPYPPGDMVDFDYFGPMSSQFWMGSDYLGRDILSRIIMGTRYTVGIALAAVILACAGGVLLGMIAAVVGGWFDTLLSRFLDAFNGIPHLLFGLVVVAAVGSSIPILIVTLAAMYLPGSYRFARALAVNVNTMDFVTVARARGEGFGHIILREIFPNILGPVLADLGLRFVFIVLVLSGLSFLGLGVQPPNADWGALVRENIEGLSLGAPAVIFPSIAIASLTISVNMFIDNLPTRIRDRSE
- a CDS encoding FAD-binding oxidoreductase, with the translated sequence MSVIVLGGGLMGSATAFFLARRGIAATLIDTGRIGAGATVASFGNIRRSGRYLPQLPLAHRSLALWGQLEALLGRDVEFRATGHLRLIFDPEGLALMRRFAEDARPWGLELEELGPDQIRQRFPGLGPEAIAASFSPRDGSANPRLIAPAFADAAVRAGVQVVDQAQVLSVKPGFTVETARGTFHADRLVNCAGHHGAALAAQFGEPVPIEVRGPQMAVTEPLPHRIQPVVGVWSAEHGAYLRQVERGNVVFGGAVDRMTVGADGRAHADPARLPAQLRAVVRLCPALRHVAVIRQWSGAEGYVRDGLPVMGGSGTTPGLFHAFGFCGHGFQLGPGVGDAMAELVATDRCETPLEDFHIGRFAA